Part of the Candidatus Aminicenantes bacterium genome is shown below.
TGCGCCCAGAATTTGAAAAAGTTCAAGCTGAACGGCGACATGCAGTTCGGCATCGACATCCTGACCAAGTCGCTGGAAATGCCGCTGAAGCAGATCGCCGCCAATGCCGGTTTTGAAGGGGGGGTCATCGTCGAAAAGATCCGCAGCGCCCGCAACAAGAACTACGGATTTGACGCCCTGAACGAAAAGTTCACCGACATGATCGCGGCCGGAATCATCGATCCCACCAAGGTGGTGCGCATCGCCCTGCAGAATTCGGCGTCGGTCGCCGGCCTGCTGTTGACCACCCAGGGGCTGGTCTGCGAGATCAAGGAAGAGAAAGAAGCCATGCCGGCCATGCCTCCGGGCGGCGGCGGCATGTATTGATTTAAAAAGACTTAACGAAGGGGTTCAGCGCTGGCTGAACCCCTTTTTTTCTATGGACGCGATCAACGTAAGCAATTTATGCAAGTCGTTCAACGGCTTCACGGCCGTGGACCATATTTCCTTTGCCGTTCCGGCGGGCGAGCTCTTCGGTTTGCTGGGGCCCAACGGCGCCGGAAAAACAACCACCATCAACATGCTGGCCACGCTGCTCAAGCCGACATCCGGCGATGCCTGGGTGGGCGGCTGTTCGGTCGCCGTTGACCGTGACGGGGTCAGGCGCAACATCGGCATCGTCTTCCAGGAGGCCGCCCTGGACAACCGCCTCAGCGGCCGGGAAAACCTGCAGTTCCACGCCATGATGTACGGCGTCCCGCGCCAGGAAAGGAAGGTCCGGATCGCCACGGTGCTCGAGCTGGTCGAACTGGCCGACAAGGCCGACATTCTGGTCGAGAAATATTCGGGGGGCATGAAACGGCGCCTGGAAATCGCCCGCGGCCTGATCCACCGCCCCAAGGTCCTCTTTTTGGATGAACCGACGCTGGGCCTGGATACGCAGACGCGGCGGCATATCTGGGACTACATAAAAATTCTGAACCGGGAAAGCGGGGTGACCATTATCCTGACCACCCACTACATGGAGGAGGCCGATTACCTCTGTCAGCGGGTGGCGATCATGGACGGGGGCAAATTCGCGGCCATCGACAGCCCGGCCAAACTGAAGGACAACCTGGGCGGCGACGTCGTTTCGCTGGAGATCAGCGGGCATATCGACTCCCTGCTCGCGCAATTCAAAACGCTGGCCTGGATCAAGTCCCTGAAACACCACGATGATGTGCTCAGCCTGAGCCTCGAGCACGGGGAAAGGCGCATCCCGGAATTGATCCAATTGGCCCAGCGCGCCGGCGCCACCGTCCATTGCGTCCAGTTGCGCAAACCAAGCCTGGAAGATGTTTTCTTGAATTTTACCGGCCATACGATCCGCGATCAGGAGCCGGAAGCAAACGACCACGGCCGCGCCCGCCCGGACGGCCCGCACCGGAGGCGTTGAATGGTCAGCGGTACCACTGTCTATGTTCTCTGGCTCAGGGAGATGAAGCGCTTCATCCGCGCCAAATCGCGCATCGTCGGCTCCCTGGCCATGCCGCTTTTTTTCATGGCCTTTCTGGGCATGGGCTTCAACCGCATGG
Proteins encoded:
- the groEL gene encoding chaperonin GroEL (60 kDa chaperone family; promotes refolding of misfolded polypeptides especially under stressful conditions; forms two stacked rings of heptamers to form a barrel-shaped 14mer; ends can be capped by GroES; misfolded proteins enter the barrel where they are refolded when GroES binds; many bacteria have multiple copies of the groEL gene which are active under different environmental conditions; the B.japonicum protein in this cluster is expressed constitutively; in Rhodobacter, Corynebacterium and Rhizobium this protein is essential for growth), translating into CAQNLKKFKLNGDMQFGIDILTKSLEMPLKQIAANAGFEGGVIVEKIRSARNKNYGFDALNEKFTDMIAAGIIDPTKVVRIALQNSASVAGLLLTTQGLVCEIKEEKEAMPAMPPGGGGMY
- a CDS encoding ATP-binding cassette domain-containing protein, which produces MDAINVSNLCKSFNGFTAVDHISFAVPAGELFGLLGPNGAGKTTTINMLATLLKPTSGDAWVGGCSVAVDRDGVRRNIGIVFQEAALDNRLSGRENLQFHAMMYGVPRQERKVRIATVLELVELADKADILVEKYSGGMKRRLEIARGLIHRPKVLFLDEPTLGLDTQTRRHIWDYIKILNRESGVTIILTTHYMEEADYLCQRVAIMDGGKFAAIDSPAKLKDNLGGDVVSLEISGHIDSLLAQFKTLAWIKSLKHHDDVLSLSLEHGERRIPELIQLAQRAGATVHCVQLRKPSLEDVFLNFTGHTIRDQEPEANDHGRARPDGPHRRR